The Lasioglossum baleicum chromosome 15, iyLasBale1, whole genome shotgun sequence genome has a segment encoding these proteins:
- the LOC143216394 gene encoding uncharacterized protein LOC143216394, producing the protein MSSEMTFLEQVQYIVFLGSILSMVCAILGQQCFDDGNEFCIDENDILSVDLLPGSFLFPDQQTARNTSTVPENKVVDGSINEALNNMEFHRKKMNEYLCHGYMAMEIVKLMSTPRVKRRLGTAENNELRDLVDDDNVTIHDKLLADEGSLKYKNWLQRRTTLDDVYRHYIPRKKMGKIHGSRDDNIEDFDGEVTGYAMQAPLPSGKVGFYEGPDGDDDHMISSSSGHNLYSYGHSYGHGGGDPYNHHSEVYPAVHEEHFYPPTHYHEHEEEYHKPYYYKSKGSDLSIRDFFEIALTALAFLAFGLFIIQLLMNMTNTMNMTMPTVVTTNRRSKRNIGGLPFFYNSNEDLNELSYNVLRSIEGALVADLDSGNCLRRILCEGNRRSTQMDDARKIWVPVWSLGMSWVSGRVIKGSPWTTMLDSLKASILGLGRADCTSLYPDCNLKKERGRRLRRRRK; encoded by the exons ATGTCATCAGAAATGACTTTTCTAGAACAAGTCCAATACATCGTGTTCCTCGGTTCGATTTTATCCATGGTCTGTGCAATACTCGGTCAACAGTGCTTCGACGACGGCAATGAATTTTGCATCGACGAAAACGATATTTTATCAGTGGATCTTCTGCCTGGATCGTTCTTGTTCCCGGATCAGCAAACCGCGAGAAACACGTCAACCGTTCCCGAGAACAAAGTGGTGGACGGATCTATCAACGAGGCGTTAAACAACATGGAATTTCACAG GAAAAAAATGAACGAATACTTGTGTCACGGTTACATGGCTATGGAAATCGTGAAACTGATGAGCACACCCAGAGTTAAAAGGCGACTCGGCACCGCGGAAAATAATGAATTGCGTGACTTGGTGGATGACGATAATGTTACTATTCACGACAAACTGTTGGCCGACGAGGGAAgcttgaaatataaaaattggctgCAACG TAGGACGACATTGGACGACGTGTATCGACACTACATTCCTCGCAAGAAAATGGGTAAAATCCACGGATCCAGGGATGATAATATTGAAGACTTCGATGGTGAAGTCACAGGTTACGCGATGCAAGCGCCATTGCCATCTGGCAAAGTAGGTTTCTACGAGGGACCCGATGGAGACGATG ATCACATGATTTCATCCTCCTCTGGACATAATTTGTATTCTTACGGTCATTCTTACGGCCACGGAGGTGGTGACCCGTACAACCACCACAGCGAAGTTTATCCAGCCGTACATGAAGAACACTTTTACCCACCGACGCACTACCATGAACACGAAGAAGAGTACCATAAACCGTATTATTATAAATCGAAAGGGAGCGATCTTTCGATAAGAGATTTCTTTGAAATTGCACTTACTGCTCTGGCGTTCTTGGCGTTTGGATTGTTCATTATACAATTGTTGATGAACATGACG aatacTATGAACATGACTATGCCCACAGTAGTGACCACTAACAGACGTTCAAAGAGAAATATTGGCGGCTTGCCTTTCTTTTATAACAGTAACGAAGACTTGAATGAGTTGTCTTACAATGTTCTAAGATCTATCGAGGGCGCTCTTGTTGCTGATTTGGATTCTGGTAATTGTCTTCGTCGAATTCTATGCGAGGGCAATAGACGGTCTACGCAAATGGACGATGCGCGGAAAATTTGGGTTCCCGTCTGGAG TTTAGGAATGAGTTGGGTATCCGGCAGAGTAATAAAAGGATCTCCGTGG